TGTAACTACGGATAAAAATTATATCAAAATTAACAGCTTGTTTTTTTCCCTTTTTATCAGATAAACCTCAAGTGGTTTTTCTGCAGGCAGGTTCAATGCACTACCACTTTTTAAATCAAATGACGATAAATGTAACGGACATGTTACAGTTCTTTCAGATTCATTCAAAATACCACCAGTCAGGTCAACGTATGCATGAGTACAAATACGATCCGAGGCGCAAAATTCGCCGTTTAGGTTCAATATCATGATTTTTTTGTCTTCATGATCAAACTCGTCCATTTCCCCTTTCTTTAATTTGAGAAATTGGGAAACATCTACCCATTTTTGTGTGCTTGTCAATTTATAACACCAAATTCAGATATTGAAAATACAAATATATGGTAAAGGTTCATCATTCAAATTTTTTCTTTACCTGTATTTGTAATGTTTCTCGAATATATCGGCAGTTTCCTTGTATCTTGATTTTTCCACTTCAAGAATCTGTTCCATGACCTCATCACCCTTTAACATTAGAGGTTTTCCAGTCCACTTGTTCTCAAACAAATAACTTATCCAAGCACGAATGAATGGACCCATTTTTCGAGATAAAGGTTCTACGAACCCGTTTATTATCTCCCGCTTAGCACTTTCTCTATCCAAACCCTTACACATCAAGTAGAATATTTGTTCTTCATCAATCTGAGATACGGAAGCAGAATGGGTAGCTTTGACCTCGTTGGTTTCAATCTCCAATCCTGGAATAGCATCGGCCTGGGCGCCTTTATTTAATAAAATTGCATGCCCGGCCAAATAAGATTCTGAAGCTTGTGCATCCTTTCGAATTTTTATCATTCCTTTAAATAAGGACTTGGCGGCATCTTTTACAATTGATTTAACCAGCACTTTACCTTTAGTACTAAATCCAATATGATCAAGATTAGATGAAATGTCAAATGATTGTTTAT
Above is a window of Candidatus Nitrosocosmicus arcticus DNA encoding:
- a CDS encoding Rieske 2Fe-2S domain-containing protein, whose translation is MTSTQKWVDVSQFLKLKKGEMDEFDHEDKKIMILNLNGEFCASDRICTHAYVDLTGGILNESERTVTCPLHLSSFDLKSGSALNLPAEKPLEVYLIKREKNKLLILI